The following is a genomic window from Candidatus Methylomirabilota bacterium.
GCTCCGTGAGGACTGTGGGGCGCCGGCAGCACGCGGATGAGCGGATCGCGACCATACTTCGCGATCAGATCGGCGGTGCGCCTGGCCGCGTCGGCCGGCTTCTCGCGGTAGCGCGGGGGAGCCCCCTCCCAGTCGTACATGGCGCGAGCGAGGACCAGCCGGATGCCGATATCGCGCGCCGCCTGGATCACGGCCTCGGCATTGTCATTGCCCTCGTCCTGGAGATAGAAGAAGTCCACGCACGTGGTGACTCCGTGGAGCAGCATCTCGGCGAAGGCGAAGGCCGCGCTCAGATAGATGCCGTTGCGATCGAGACGCGCCGAGTAGGGATAGAGCACACGATCGCGCCACGCCATGAAATCCAGGTCGTCACCGAGCCCGCGGAGCAGCGACTGGAAGGCATGGCAGTGGGCGTTGACGGTGCCGGGAAGGAGCGCCTTGCCCGAGAGCCGGACCGCGTCTGCCTCGCCCGGGAAGGGCGCCACGGCGGTGATGCGACCGTCCGCGACGTCCACGGCGAGCCCGGACTGGGAGCGACCGTCGGAGTAGACGAGATCCGGCACGAGACGCATCAGGGCGGCGATTCTAGCGTGGCTAGAACTCCCAGACCAGCCCTGCGTGGATGCGGTAGTCGAATTGGCGGCGATCCGAGACCGGTAGCTGGACGCCCAGGCGGAAGGTCGCGCCCGGCAGGGGACGGACGTTGAAGCCCGGGGTCAGGTAGAGCTGCGTCCGGCCGCGGAGCTTGACGGTGTCTTCGTCCTCCTGTCCCTGAATCTTGCTCACCGTGTTGAGCTCGAGAAAGGGCGTGAACCAGCGCGAGACGGGCCAGCCCACGGCCAGATCGGCCGTGAGCTGCTGCTCGCGGGGCCCGCGGACATTGTTGAGGTTCCACTCGTAGGCGACGGCGGCGATCACGTCGAAGGGCCCCAGGGCGATACCGCCGGTCACGAAGGGCTCGATGGAGAACTCTCCTCCCAGCCCCCGGCGCTCCGAACCGCTCGGCAGACGCAGCTCGAATCCGCCGGACAAGAGCACGAGGTGCTGGACCGACTTCCACAGGAGGAACTTGTTCTGAAGCTCGAGATCGCCCGGACCCGCCGCCGAGGCAGCATCGTTCGGATGCTGATACACGAAGGGCATCTCGACTTCGATCTGCCACCACGGCGTGATCGGCCACTCGAGAGCGCCCGAGACCTGACTCGCGCGGCCCTCGCGGGACTTGGAGTGCTGGAAACCGAGTTCGAGCTCGCGCTCGATGACGGGTCGGCGCGTGACGACGGGATAGAAGAACCTGATCTCTGGCTCCTCGTCGGCGCTCGCCGACATCGGGCAGAGCAAGAGGGCGGCGAGCAGGGCGCACGCATAGCGCATGGAAGCTCCTTCGG
Proteins encoded in this region:
- a CDS encoding transporter, whose protein sequence is MRYACALLAALLLCPMSASADEEPEIRFFYPVVTRRPVIERELELGFQHSKSREGRASQVSGALEWPITPWWQIEVEMPFVYQHPNDAASAAGPGDLELQNKFLLWKSVQHLVLLSGGFELRLPSGSERRGLGGEFSIEPFVTGGIALGPFDVIAAVAYEWNLNNVRGPREQQLTADLAVGWPVSRWFTPFLELNTVSKIQGQEDEDTVKLRGRTQLYLTPGFNVRPLPGATFRLGVQLPVSDRRQFDYRIHAGLVWEF